A stretch of Ranitomeya variabilis isolate aRanVar5 chromosome 3, aRanVar5.hap1, whole genome shotgun sequence DNA encodes these proteins:
- the TSKU gene encoding tsukushi isoform X2 encodes MGLSPWYSILLLTTIVTTSKTCFPGCSCEVETFGLFDSFSLTKVDCSGVGSHIVPVSLPLDTMYLDISSNKLEHVNESVLSGPGYTTLINLNLSYNQIVKITSSTFSKLRYLESLDLSHNHLEALPEHSFFYSPLVELDLSFNKLVEINIGTFTSQNNGKAIHIDLSNNLISTLSRGSDNPSPNIRILNLSGNKLRSVQGLQGIPLQSLNLDKNPISKIEDHNFLGLKSLTYLSLSNMPNLSKIDPQSFRELPALQVLDLSNNPNLLSLSEKVFFGLSSLHELNLLNSAVVSLPKDTLRQLPAMKSITWGKHIRCIKTMKEDQFHLQNGLVRREVLVCHNDRGAVSAQDVL; translated from the coding sequence ATGGGGCTATCTCCCTGGTACAGTATACTGTTGCTCACCACCATCGTTACTACAAGTAAGACTTGTTTCCCGGGATGTTCCTGTGAAGTTGAAACTTTCGGATTGTTCGATAGCTTCAGCCTGACCAAAGTGGATTGTAGTGGTGTTGGGTCCCACATTGTTCCGGTCTCTCTCCCACTGGACACAATGTACCTGGATATTTCCTCAAACAAACTGGAACATGTCAACGAGTCGGTGTTGTCTGGACCTGGGTACACAACTTTGATCAACCTAAATTTGAGTTACAACCAAATAGTAAAAATTACTTCTTCCACGTTCTCCAAATTAAGATACTTGGAGTCTTTGGATCTGAGCCACAACCATTTGGAGGCTCTTCCGGAGCATAGCTTTTTTTACTCTCCTCTTGTCGAACTCGACTTAAGTTTTAACAAACTGGTGGAGATTAATATCGGTACATTTACCTCCCAAAATAATGGGAAAGCCATACATATCGACCTTTCCAACAACTTGATTAGCACTCTTTCGAGAGGATCGGATAATCCTTCTCCAAACATACGAATCTTGAATTTGTCAGGAAATAAACTACGATCTGTCCAAGGCCTTCAAGGAATTCCTTTACAGTCTCTTAATCTGGATAAAAACCCAATTTCCAAAATCGAGGACCACAACTTTTTGGGACTTAAAAGTTTGACCTATTTATCGTTGAGTAACATGCCAAATTTAAGCAAGATTGATCCACAAAGCTTTCGAGAATTACCCGCTCTCCAAGTTCTTGACCTCTCGAATAATCCTAACCTGCTATCTCTAAGCGAGAAGGTCTTCTTTGGGTTGAGTTCCTTACATGAGTTGAACTTGTTGAATTCCGCAGTGGTGTCCTTACCCAAGGATACTCTTCGTCAACTACCAGCTATGAAAAGCATCACCTGGGGAAAGCATATTCGTTGTATAAAGACGATGAAAGAAGATCAATTCCATCTCCAAAACGGCCTGGTCCGGAGAGAAG